aaaaataatacataaatgtaattgcatcccgaaaaaattccgtggcactatatcctatatggaatgaagtactgattgcgcatgcaccaaaagcgaaataaattattatatattatttttttgtgttaattaggcatatatatacacgattaaacaccaattatcgttcaaatgattaacatcatttatgctctgtcggcggtggagcatctttaaaggtcggcattagaaattacattttattttgtcaaccgattgaggaacctcTAAGCACTGGTTTAAGCAAGAAATAATTTAGTATCGGACATGTGGTTGCTCGCGAGCATCAACACTGATCAAAGGATCGATCGCTTAAATGCCAGGTCACATGCCTGGTAATAAATTAATCAGACAGAGTCAAAATATATCCAACATCTACCAATTGAAACTGTAGATACATaaatagttgttgattagattctgtaTTTGTcgcaattatttttattttagaaactCTGATAATTTAACAACATCCGATTCTGACCTTCTATTACAAACCGCGAGTGTTACGTGGTAACAAAATCAGCTGAAAATGTGTTATCAATACATGGATATACTAAGATGTAgtatatgtaatgaaatattttgatcgactactgtacatgtacagtatattgtacacttaacgtagaccgtcccttctgtgacgtcatacgtttgtaacgtcgctttcCGGATCCtggcaaacatattttatttctccgtacccaCCTATTATAACTCACTTCTGATTTACTTGACGTGTAATTACCGATCTAAAGGTGTGAACTGTGTGCTAATCgataaatatagtataattttgaagattcgtGCATGAAATCAATTTCAAGACTCATAATGGTCGCTAAACAATCACATGGAATACATGGGATTGACGGGGACCCAAAACGAAAAACTTCGCATCAGTTACGCCTACAGTAGTAACTGAACATCAGAATGACCGTCATTCTATGTACCTATGTTTCTACAGGATATATCTTAATTCCCACAATATATCAATGCTGAAGGAAGTCAGCGATGTTTTAAATGCAAACATTCGAGTTTTGAGCTTCGATAGATACGAATCGTAACATACCGGTATACTAATTTTCATCCGGAAACGGATAAACAATATACGGAATTAAAATCGCTggaacatattttcattttattttttgttaaaatctttacTTATGATTTGAAAGATGCTATTACGGAAAATAATCCGTTTTAATACACAGTATATCACAGAGCAAAATATTTGTCTCAGAAAAAAGCTTATATATTTCCTGCTGTATTAGAGtctttttgaaagtttgaggTTAGGCCTACATGTAGCTTGCAAACtggtttattatattttacataatagATGTATAAAATCATATGTAAGATATGcaattataatgttattttgtatactacaataatataatgaatatataaaacTAACAAAGGTAAATGAATACAAAAACGTTGAAAAGTGCTACGGATTCGCCTATTTTTAACGTTTTCAGGCTAAAATTTTAAGGGTATTAGAAAGTAAatcggtcatattttgaaaaataattcgGTGAGGTATagtttttattggcttttcttattgcaaataggccaatcttcatggaaattctaaaaaatcgatttttcatGAGATCATTTTtccagaaaaaaagaaaacatgactattttgatgtaatttttcactaaaattgggtccggaattactttaaaataacgatattttgttttattgtggaaaacccagcttatttgatatagttatgaattatatatcacctactgaaggtatgaagATGTTACGAGCATattctttatatgttaagtGATGCAGGGACGTatatatctcacttataaatccttgagtGATGTTACAaggaggaaatattatttattcaaaaatccttaaaatccggaaTACTAAGTCGTTaatacatatctttaagcaaccatggaagaaaaattaacccggtgacatattattttcatgcggtttttgtgatcagggtatacctaacattaaaatataaaaaaaaacgcctcgtgctcacaaacgcacgtgtttctattcaatgtcagggcaaacatcgtagcacacacaatacaaaatacaaagttacgtgcggtttgattgacagctggcgatccgtcaattcTCGAAAGGCCGTGAAATACAGAAGACAAccattctgccctctggccatttatcgatggtcaccttgaggtacctgttagctggatactgtggcttacctgtatgtttgacaagttataattattggaccatggcgcaatatacggtcaaggtaacttgcggggttgggatcatcaacatattgtgtttaccggtaataaaaaaatgaaaactagCCTGCAATAAGTTGAAAATGAAAACTAGCCTGCAATAAGTTGAAGACGTCACATatatagtttgaagtggatttaattctgcatgatcttttataAGCAATCAGTTTTAATAGGGgataattaagctatttttacgtacaatattTTAAGAActtaaaaaaggaaaagaatgatatacaagtgtatatcaaggatttataagtgagactcatatacgtccttgtgtATATAAAGTCTACAAAAACAAGTCAAGTTGATAATTTAACGTTCAattcaaatattgataatttaacGTTCAATTCAAATATCATGGCAAGTTTTTTTCTGAAGTATGCCACAGTAACGGGTTTTTATTCACCATTCTGCAGCATGTTGACAATAATGAACAGTTACTGATTTTCTGATCACATACCAGGTGAGTTGATTtacctgagatttacctgtgatcttagaacaattctgagatagactataactccctatcaacacaccttaacccctatgaaaacaccccaccctacccagagttggtgttcggggaagaccctgtagtggacaccgtgttcacacgtaatgcactccgtgtctacctgtagtctaaatcttgtgcactccgtgtctacatgtagtctaaatcttgtgcactccgtgtgcacaagggtataacctttagtctactaccaactgtagcTTGTTTAGCTAATAAGATCACCAAAATCATAATCGTATAGATGAGTATAAAAATACgttaatttattcaaattaatcacaAATATATAGGCGCGTAAATATCACATGCATCATAACTAATTGGACATAATCTTCCGTCTTCTCAACGTTAGAATGCACTGACGCGTTTATAGTAtaagttaaatatttaaaaaaaaaattagtggAAATGAAGTAGTTACGTCTGGGGTAATGATTTTtgattttcataaatatatatatatggtattattAAAGATTGTCTCCTCAAAGCATATGCTTTTCTTAAGCCATTAAAACATATGCTCTCTATTTCAGAATGACGGACAAGGAAGCGCCCTCTAGGTACGCAGTTCGAAAATAACCGACAATTTGAAGCTGATCAGGAAATCTAATGCCTTGGTAATCTGACCAATACACGTCTTTGACTTAATGACAAGGTAACCTAAACTTACCCGTGATGTTGGCGGGAATGAGTGAGGGTCGATATGACCAGACCTCATCTGTCGATCAGTTACTCTTGGCAGCAACTTTGCCAGACACCACGCAGTTACGTACTTTACTGAAGACTGGCGCAGATGTGAATGCCCAGAACGAGGTAGGGCAGACTGCACTCTTATCAGCGTCCCTTGCAAACAATGCAGATTCCTGTCGTCTGCTTCTTGAAAAAGGCGCGGACATCAGGCACCATGATGTCGGTTGGTATACTGCATTGCATCTGACTCAATCTGCTGAAGTAACTGAACTTATTTTATGTCAGGCAAGATTCCAAGACGAAATATGCGACATTGTCAATATGCGAACCAAAGAAGGGAGGACTCCATTGCATGAAGCCGTTTTACATCGGCCCCTAGACCGTGTGAAATGTCTACTTCAGCACAAAGCCTTGGTAAATGCCGAAGACGAAGACTTGGGCACTCCGTTACACTATGCATGTAGTGTGTGGGATAAAGAAGAAGAGCCGGTACAGATTGTGGAAGCATTACTCCAAGCCGGAGCCGACGTTAACAGGCAAACAGCCTTCCTGAAAACTCCGCTGTCGCTAGCATGCGCACAACAGGCTCTTGGTGTGGGCGAACCTGgtataaatatgttacttaAGGATGGTGCAGACCCTTCCATAACTGACATCGATGGTAACACAGCACTACATGCTCTCCTCCAGGGAGAGGAGATAGCATTGGCGACAATTCCGTTGGAGATTGTAAACAGACTTGTCAAAGCCGCTCCTGAAATATTGACCTTTTCTAAAAAGTACGGGGAGCATCCTATCCATTTAGCGTGTCGCAGAAGTGTGGCCGATGACAAGTATCTAGTACGCCATTTGATCGATCTGGGAGCGGATGTTTATGCACATGACTCTATGGGACGAAACCTGCTACACTTGTGCTGCATATATGGGAATGACGAAGAAGATGCTATCATGTCGAAATATCCATTTCTTGCAAATGAGTTCGACTGTTTCAGCCGATCCATTTTACATTATAGTGTCATACTCTGGAAGAAAACTTCCCAACTTGAGAAAATACTCAAGCTGGAGACATTCGATAAAATTGGGTTATCCGATTCGTTTGGGCTCACAGCTTTCGACTATGCAGCGAAGAAAGGTCACGTTGAGACGaaagaaatattaaagaaatacGGCGCCACTGGAGAAGTCAGAGTTGACGATGTTGCTGCAGAAAACCATGTCTTTGGCGATGAAGAAAAGCTTAGGGGACTTCTGTCTCCGATTGTGGTAGATACGTTTGATGATGTGCTTCCCGAAACGTTACGTCCAATAGAAGACGCTGATACGTTTTTGATGGATATTTGGGAAGCTGGATCGTCACCAACTAAAAACCTCAAGATGTTTAACGAATCGAAAGCCGTGGTAGAGACCTTCATGGAGAAGGTAGTTAGTATGATGCAGAAACAAGATGACAGATTTTCGGGGCAGTTGATCGGGAACGGGAGTTCGTACGAAGGAACGAAGATTGGGGATGCTGATGAATACGATTTCCTTTTGCAACTCGATGGCCTTAGCAGTGTCTGTCGCCCCAATGAGACAGGTAATGGCCCACCTGGCTACACAAAGGTAGCTCGAATTCCCGGAGTAGATCTTGGCAATTATGACGACCTTTTTGACTCCGAAGGAATTATCAAATGCGAAAAGATTATGTCCAGCTTCAGTCAGATCGTTGTGGAGATCATGCACGATCCTAGTATCTGGGAATCAAGTGGACTCGACTACTTGCCCCGGCTTTTCATAAAGTGGAAGGGTCGTCCTGCTCTAACAATATCGTGCACGCAGCGACATCCGGACAAGGTCATAACGTTGGCGATTGATTTCCTTCCTGCGTTGTATTTCAGGAATTGGCAGCCATGTTGGATACGGGATGACATGATACGTCTACATAACGACGTCAGAAATTCAGGGTGTCACATGATCATCAAACCTGCAGACGTGCCATATTATCAGCATGCGCAGTTTGGAGTACCACGCCACTTTCTTCGCATAACGTTTTCAAGAGCTGAAAAAGCACTCTTCAATGCCGTTCCAGAATACATAAGGAAAAGCTACATGATTGCCAAACACCTTGTCAAAAGAGATGCAAGCATTCCTCTCCACATACTTTTCGACTATGGCTCTCTACATAAGAGCAGGGCAAAAATAATTGGTAAACACAATATTAATTCTTACTTTATCAAACAGTGTTTTTTGATGAAGGTAATGGAAGACTATCCCTTGCCATTATCATGTTCAGCTGAAGAAGAACGGTCACTGGTTACGAAATGGGTTCGAACTACATTTAGATCAATCCATGAATCATACGAGAATGGAAATCTCCCAAGTGCTTTCATGCCCAGTCAAAATTTATTGCACACATTCAAACCCGACCCGAGTACCGACAAGATGCGTCATATCCTGTTTCAGTTGGTGAATCATAGCATTGTGAAGGAAAGTGTTCCGACGACGATCACTCGTGGGGATTATCATCAACGTGACCCTGGGGACAGAGAGATGAGAATGGATGGCAAGCTCAACCTACTCAAACGACTGCTGTATGGGCCGCAGGAACGGAATTAAGTTTGATATGAACCACAGGAACGCTTCTGTCGTTTACATACCCACATGCAGGACCGCATCAAGTTTTGTATGAGCCACAGGACCACACCTTGTTTTATATGGTCCACAGGACCAAATCCAGTTTTGTATGAGCCTTAGGACCGCATCTAGTTTTATATGGTCCACAGGACCGCATCTAGTTTTATATGGTCCACAGGACCGCATCTAGTTTTATATGATCCACAGGACCTAGCTAGTTTTTTATGATCCACAGGACCGCATCTAGTTTTATATGGTCCACCTAGTTTTTATATGGTCCACAGGACCGCATCTAGTTTTATATGATCCATAGGACCGCATCTAGTTTTTATATGGTCAACAGGACCGCATCTAGTTTTATATGGTCCACAGGACCGCATCTAGTTTTATATGAGCCTTAGGACCGCAGCTAGTTTTATATGGTCCACAGGACCGCATCTAGTTTTGTATGAGCCATAGGACCGTATCTAGTTTTATATGGTCCATAGGACCGCATCTAGTTTTGTATGCACCATTGGACCGTATCTAGGTTTATATGGTCCACAGGACTGCATCTAGGTTTGTATGAGTCATAGGACCTATCTAGTTTTGTATGATCCACAGGACCGCATCTAGTTTTATATGAGCCTTAGGACCGCAGCTAGTTTTATATGGTCCACAGGACCGCATCTAGGATTGTATGAGCCATAGGACCTATCTAGTTTTGTATGATCCACAGGACCGCATCTAGTTTTATATGGTCCACGCCACAGGACTGCATCTAGTTTTATATGGTCCACAGGACCGCATCTAGTTTTATATGGTCCACAGGACCGCATATAGTGTTATTTGGTCCACAGGACTACAACTAGTTTTATATGGTCCACAGGACCGCATCTAGTTTTGTATGATCCACAGGACCGCATCTAGTTTTATATGGTCCACAGGACCGCATCTAGTTTTATTTGGTCCACAGGACCGCATCTAGTTTTATATGGTCCACAGGACCGCGTCTAGTTTTGTATGAGCCATAGGACCGCATCTAATTTTGTATTAGCCATAGGACCGCATCTTGGTTTGTATGAGCCATAGGACCTATCTAGTTTTGTATGGTCCGCAGGACCGCATCtagttttataaatatttgtcatAGGACCGCATATAGCTTTATTTGGTCCACAAGACTGCATCTAGTGTTGTATGAGTCATAGGACCGCATCTAATGTTGTAAGAGCCATAGGACCGCATCTATTTTTATTTGGTCCACAGGACTGCATCTAGTGTTGTATGAGTCATAGGACCGCATCTAATGTTGTATGAGCCATAGGATCTATCTAGTTTTATATGGTCCACAGGACCGCATCTAGTTTTATTTGGTCCAAAGGACCTATCTAGTTTTATTTGGTCCACAGGACCGCATCTAGTTTTATATGGTCCATAGGACCACATCTTAGTTTTATATGGTCCACAGGACCGCATCTAGTTTTATATGACCCACAGGACCTATATGGTTTTATATGGTCCACAGGCCGCATCTAGTTTTATTTGGTCCACAGGACCGCATCTAGTTTTATTTGGTCCACAGGACCGCATCTAATGCTGTATGAGCCATAGGACCGCATCTAGTTCAATATGGTCCACAGGACCGCGTCTAGTTTTGTATGCACCATTGGACCGCATCTAGGTTTATATGGTCCACAGGACCGCATCTAGGTTTGTATGAGCCAAAGGACCTATCTAGTTTTGTATGGCCCGCAGGACCgcatctatttatatatatattggtcatAGGTTCGCATATAGGTTTATATGATCCACAGGACCGCATCTAGGTTTGTATGATCCACAGGACCGCATCTAGTTCAATATGGTCCACAGGACCGCGTCTAGTTTTGTATGAGCCATAGGACCGGATCTAGGTTTGTATGAGCCATAGGACCGTATCTAGTTTTGTATGGCCCACCGGACCGCATCTAGTTTTATATATGGGTCATAGGACCGCATCTAGTTTTATTTGGTCCACAGAACCGCATCTAGTTTTGTATGAGCCATAGGACCGCATCTAGTCATCCCCGCGAAATTCATTTGCGGGGGATATTAAATTGGGCTACGTCCGCCCGAGATTATTTTCCGGACTATAATCAAAAACCGTTCAATGCAACTCCTTGAAAACttctgtatacatcagacaagtgccctagttgtgcctctTGCAATTGCGGACATTACATTTTGTTCTAGTTTTGCATGAATCtcaaatgtttgtaaaaacTGCATGACTGCAGCAACTAATTTATGTAAGAGTCAGAGTAACATGGCAAGGTTTTGTACAGACAAAGGACATTGTTTTAACGTTGAATAAAggaacgtacatgtacatacataatgtTATAGAATTCGGATACCAGAAAAGCGACTAGGTTCGTAAAGTATGTAAAGGTTTTCTTTGGACTGCGGAACGTgcctttatttatatatttgtggCAAAAACGCTTGCTACATTATAAAAAGAACTTCTCTCCATCACTACATGTTTCTGTATACACAGTGTTATGTAACCTAGTTGACATAATTTAATCTCACGAAGTGGAAATAGATATTTCATGATTCAGTAGCCTTCAAGCTGTAAAATACCGTGTAGTTACCCAAGTAAATGCGCGAAATTTTATCTCCTCGAATTAGTACCTTTATCATTTATACTGCTAGAAAattatattcaatttttaaatccgCGAATGTTAATTTTCGCGAACTTGTATGGAAATGGAAATTCGAAATTTattagccgcgaaagaaagtggGTTTAGATGGAGTATGGATTTCGTTATATTCACGTTCAAGTTCAAAAGAGGAAACATTACGTGTCATGTAGGAAAGGTGATAGTTCAATAGcaaatgtgatattttaaaacatacattaCACAGGTCATCCTTGTTAAAgctgaatatttttttcacgaTTACGAACTTTGTTCTGGTGCAAAATGGATACTATTcgaattgaaaataatattgagATATCTTTCTGCTTAAATGAGATTTGTTTCTTCATTTAtgttgttatacatatatatgtatatattcctaattattatttgatttgctattgatgttttatgtgtgcTAGGTATTGTTTTTCAGCGTTATTATTATGAATCTCCAGggttttatattgttgtttgtgtgtaaatctttttaaatctatactttatacatgtacatttacacatgccgttttacttttttaaatgttattgttttaatacTTCTACCCAGTGATTATCATTTTACATTGACAATACGCAATGCTTTCCCATATGTAGATGGCGTATTTATCGGTTACGTTTACACTGTAAATGACTTTATTGAATAAACaagtaaaatttacattttatagttGTCAATGCGTTTTTGGTGATGAAGATTATTTCAtcacccgatgaagttaaaaagtAGTTactcaatgcttataattaattttttagactcttgataatataaaatacatgtacagtagattgAAATACGAGAATCATGGTCAGTTTCCTGAAAATTCAAAAGCAGATCAACATGAGTGAGcagtcttctgtagaaaagcagcATTTGCTTCCACacccgcacacaacagcctgtccgccatcatCATGTCTTGGTCGAAGTGCAacgttaaaatgacgtcatgtaatggagTAGTCACAATAGATTTACGTTAACTTTCGCTACAATTCAATGGTGCCCGCGCCCGCTtccccgggcactattgcaaatacaatgtagtacccatgtgtgtagccaatcagaatcaagTATTTTGTCACGTGATGTACACTATTTctttttacttcaaaataaaagtgtttacaatacatgtaattaattgcattccgaaaacaATTAATGGCACTACGCCCCATATGGAACGAGGAACTGATTGCGCAAACATtataagcaaaacaaaatatttcatatgtatttttgtattaattacacacatacacgat
The Argopecten irradians isolate NY chromosome 9, Ai_NY, whole genome shotgun sequence DNA segment above includes these coding regions:
- the LOC138331950 gene encoding uncharacterized protein, which translates into the protein MLAGMSEGRYDQTSSVDQLLLAATLPDTTQLRTLLKTGADVNAQNEVGQTALLSASLANNADSCRLLLEKGADIRHHDVGWYTALHLTQSAEVTELILCQARFQDEICDIVNMRTKEGRTPLHEAVLHRPLDRVKCLLQHKALVNAEDEDLGTPLHYACSVWDKEEEPVQIVEALLQAGADVNRQTAFLKTPLSLACAQQALGVGEPGINMLLKDGADPSITDIDGNTALHALLQGEEIALATIPLEIVNRLVKAAPEILTFSKKYGEHPIHLACRRSVADDKYLVRHLIDLGADVYAHDSMGRNLLHLCCIYGNDEEDAIMSKYPFLANEFDCFSRSILHYSVILWKKTSQLEKILKLETFDKIGLSDSFGLTAFDYAAKKGHVETKEILKKYGATGEVRVDDVAAENHVFGDEEKLRGLLSPIVVDTFDDVLPETLRPIEDADTFLMDIWEAGSSPTKNLKMFNESKAVVETFMEKVVSMMQKQDDRFSGQLIGNGSSYEGTKIGDADEYDFLLQLDGLSSVCRPNETGNGPPGYTKVARIPGVDLGNYDDLFDSEGIIKCEKIMSSFSQIVVEIMHDPSIWESSGLDYLPRLFIKWKGRPALTISCTQRHPDKVITLAIDFLPALYFRNWQPCWIRDDMIRLHNDVRNSGCHMIIKPADVPYYQHAQFGVPRHFLRITFSRAEKALFNAVPEYIRKSYMIAKHLVKRDASIPLHILFDYGSLHKSRAKIIGKHNINSYFIKQCFLMKVMEDYPLPLSCSAEEERSLVTKWVRTTFRSIHESYENGNLPSAFMPSQNLLHTFKPDPSTDKMRHILFQLVNHSIVKESVPTTITRGDYHQRDPGDREMRMDGKLNLLKRLLYGPQERN